A genomic stretch from Serratia entomophila includes:
- a CDS encoding type III secretion system chaperone family protein, with protein MDSLIVPDLALLRRWLDQSGISFFECDSCQALHLPHMQNFDGVFDAKIDLVDNVILFSALAEVKPTALIPLVADLSQINASSLTIKAFVDIQDDNLPKLIVCQSLSIAVGVTLEQFTHFMQQGEEQISMVILEARANDLLFMGDEEENPAGAERQPMLH; from the coding sequence ATGGATTCACTCATTGTCCCTGATTTGGCGCTGCTGCGGCGCTGGCTGGATCAATCGGGCATTTCTTTCTTTGAGTGCGATTCCTGTCAGGCGCTGCACCTGCCGCACATGCAAAACTTCGACGGCGTGTTCGACGCCAAGATCGATCTGGTGGACAACGTGATCCTGTTCTCGGCGCTGGCCGAGGTGAAACCGACCGCCTTGATCCCGCTGGTGGCCGATCTGAGCCAGATCAACGCCAGTTCGCTGACCATCAAAGCCTTTGTCGACATTCAGGACGACAACCTGCCGAAACTGATCGTCTGCCAGTCGCTGAGCATCGCCGTCGGCGTGACGCTGGAGCAGTTCACCCACTTTATGCAGCAGGGCGAAGAGCAGATCTCGATGGTGATCCTCGAGGCGCGGGCGAACGATCTGCTGTTTATGGGCGACGAAGAAGAGAACCCCGCTGGCGCCGAGCGCCAGCCGATGCTGCACTGA
- the rimK gene encoding 30S ribosomal protein S6--L-glutamate ligase — MKIAILSRDGTLYSCKRLREAAEDRGHSIDVIDPLSCYMNINPAAPTIHYRGRQLDRYDAVIPRIGSAITFYGTAVLRQFELLGSYPLNESVSITRARDKLRSLQLLARQGIDLPITGFAHSPDDTGDLIELVGGAPLVVKLVEGTQGIGVVLAETRQAAESVIDAFRGLNAHILVQEYIREAQGSDVRCLVVGGRVVAAIERQAKAGEFRSNLHRGGTARKVSITAKERAIAVKAAATLGLDVAGVDILRAARGPLVMEVNASPGLEGVETTTGLDIAGMMIEYIELRARPGFRLKSGG; from the coding sequence GTGAAAATTGCCATTCTTTCGCGCGACGGAACGCTGTACTCATGCAAGCGGCTGCGGGAAGCGGCGGAGGATCGCGGGCACAGCATCGATGTCATCGATCCGCTCTCCTGCTATATGAACATCAACCCGGCGGCGCCGACCATCCACTATCGCGGCCGCCAGCTGGATCGCTACGACGCGGTTATCCCGCGTATCGGCTCCGCCATCACCTTCTACGGCACCGCGGTGCTGCGTCAGTTTGAGCTGCTCGGCAGCTATCCGCTGAACGAATCGGTCTCCATCACCCGGGCGCGCGACAAACTGCGTTCGCTGCAGCTGCTGGCGCGGCAGGGTATCGATCTGCCGATAACCGGTTTCGCCCATTCGCCGGACGATACCGGCGACCTGATTGAGCTGGTGGGCGGCGCGCCGCTGGTGGTGAAACTGGTGGAGGGCACTCAGGGCATCGGGGTGGTGCTGGCGGAAACCCGCCAGGCGGCGGAGAGCGTGATAGACGCCTTTCGCGGCCTGAACGCGCACATTCTGGTACAGGAGTACATCCGCGAAGCGCAGGGCAGCGACGTGCGCTGTCTGGTGGTGGGCGGCCGGGTGGTGGCGGCCATCGAGCGGCAGGCCAAGGCCGGAGAGTTCCGCTCCAACCTGCACCGCGGCGGCACCGCCCGCAAGGTGAGCATCACCGCCAAGGAGCGGGCGATAGCGGTGAAAGCGGCCGCCACGCTGGGGCTGGACGTCGCCGGGGTGGACATCCTGCGTGCGGCGCGCGGCCCGCTGGTGATGGAGGTCAACGCTTCGCCGGGGCTGGAGGGGGTGGAAACCACCACCGGGCTGGATATCGCCGGCATGATGATCGAATACATCGAGCTGCGGGCGCGGCCGGGATTCAGGCTGAAGTCGGGCGGATAA
- a CDS encoding GrxA family glutaredoxin has protein sequence MFAVIFGRPGCPYCVRAKELAEKLTEERDDFNFRYVDIHAEGITKADLEKTVGKPVETVPQIFLDEKHIGGCTDFEAYAKENLNLFQ, from the coding sequence ATGTTTGCAGTAATCTTCGGGCGTCCGGGCTGTCCTTATTGTGTCCGTGCTAAAGAGTTGGCGGAAAAATTGACTGAAGAACGCGACGATTTCAACTTCCGTTACGTTGATATCCACGCTGAAGGCATCACCAAGGCCGATCTGGAAAAAACCGTCGGCAAACCGGTTGAAACCGTACCGCAGATCTTCCTGGACGAGAAACACATTGGCGGCTGCACTGATTTTGAAGCCTACGCCAAAGAAAACCTCAATCTGTTCCAGTAA
- the potG gene encoding putrescine ABC transporter ATP-binding subunit PotG, with product MNDAIPRPQAKSQKVFTPLLEIRNLTKTFDGQNAVEDVSLTIYKGEIFALLGPSGCGKSTLLRMLAGFEQPTEGQIVLDGQDMSHVPPYQRPVNMMFQSYALFPHMTVEQNIAFGLKQDKMPRAEIAARVAEMLSLVHMQEYAKRKPHQLSGGQRQRVALARSLAKRPKLLLLDEPMGALDKKLRDRMQLEVTDILERVGVTCVMVTHDQEEAMTMAGRIAIMNRGKFVQIGEPEEIYEHPNSRFSAEFIGSVNVFDCVLQARHDDALILQSPGLRHAIKVDPDASVVDGVPIQVALRPEKIMLCEEVPEDGCNFAVGEVVHIAYLGDLSIYHVKLHSGQIISAQLQNGHRFRKGMPTWGDEVRLCWETDSCVVLTV from the coding sequence TTGAACGACGCCATCCCTCGTCCTCAAGCCAAGTCGCAGAAGGTTTTCACCCCTCTGCTGGAAATCCGTAACCTCACCAAAACCTTCGACGGGCAGAACGCGGTTGAAGACGTCAGCCTGACCATCTACAAGGGCGAGATCTTCGCGCTGCTGGGGCCGTCCGGCTGCGGCAAGTCGACGCTGCTGCGCATGCTGGCCGGCTTTGAACAGCCGACGGAAGGGCAGATTGTGCTCGACGGGCAAGATATGTCGCACGTGCCGCCGTACCAGCGGCCGGTCAATATGATGTTCCAGTCTTACGCGCTGTTCCCCCATATGACGGTGGAGCAAAATATCGCCTTCGGCCTGAAGCAGGACAAAATGCCGCGGGCGGAAATCGCCGCTCGGGTGGCGGAAATGCTGTCGCTGGTGCATATGCAGGAATACGCCAAGCGCAAGCCGCACCAGCTTTCCGGCGGCCAGCGGCAGCGGGTGGCGCTGGCGCGCAGCCTGGCCAAGCGGCCGAAACTGCTGTTGCTGGACGAGCCGATGGGCGCGCTGGACAAAAAGCTGCGCGACCGGATGCAGCTGGAGGTCACCGACATCCTTGAACGCGTCGGCGTGACCTGCGTGATGGTGACCCACGATCAGGAAGAGGCGATGACCATGGCGGGGCGCATCGCCATCATGAACCGCGGCAAGTTTGTGCAGATAGGCGAGCCGGAAGAGATCTATGAGCACCCGAACAGCCGCTTCAGCGCCGAGTTTATCGGCTCGGTCAACGTGTTCGACTGCGTGCTGCAGGCGCGCCACGACGACGCGCTGATCCTGCAAAGCCCGGGCCTGCGCCATGCGATCAAGGTCGATCCGGACGCCTCGGTGGTGGACGGCGTGCCGATCCAGGTGGCGCTGCGGCCGGAAAAAATCATGCTGTGCGAAGAGGTGCCGGAAGACGGCTGCAACTTCGCGGTGGGGGAAGTGGTGCATATCGCCTACCTGGGGGATTTGTCCATCTACCACGTGAAGCTGCACAGCGGCCAGATCATCAGCGCCCAGCTGCAAAACGGCCATCGCTTCCGCAAAGGCATGCCGACCTGGGGCGACGAAGTGCGTCTGTGTTGGGAAACCGACAGCTGCGTTGTGTTGACGGTGTAG
- the potH gene encoding putrescine ABC transporter permease PotH, with the protein MTMLSERTPPEPPAKPHGGLKALFQRLQMAHGRRLVIALPLLWLMLLFMLPFLIVFKISLAELALAVPPYTDLMSWADGKLDIALNFANYLQLADDPLYIDAYLQSLRVAAVSTLCCLIIGYPLAWAVAHSKASTRNILLLLVILPSWTSFLIRVYAWMGILKNNGILNNFLLWLGVIDQPLVILHTNLAVYIGIVYSYLPFMVLPIYTALTRLDYSLVEASLDLGARPLKTFFSVIVPLTRGGIIAGSMLVFIPAVGEFVIPELLGGPDSIMIGRVLWQEFFNNRDWPVASAVATIMLLLLIVPILWFHKHQNKEMGGQG; encoded by the coding sequence ATGACAATGCTTTCTGAACGCACGCCGCCGGAGCCGCCGGCCAAGCCGCACGGCGGCCTCAAGGCGCTGTTCCAACGGCTGCAGATGGCGCACGGCCGCAGGCTGGTGATCGCGTTGCCGCTGCTGTGGCTGATGCTGCTGTTTATGCTGCCGTTCCTGATCGTGTTCAAGATCAGCCTGGCGGAGCTGGCGCTGGCGGTGCCGCCTTATACCGATCTGATGAGCTGGGCGGACGGCAAGCTGGACATCGCGCTCAACTTCGCCAACTACCTGCAGTTGGCTGACGATCCGCTGTATATCGACGCTTACCTACAGTCGCTGCGCGTGGCGGCGGTGTCTACGCTGTGCTGCCTGATCATCGGCTATCCGTTGGCCTGGGCGGTGGCGCACAGCAAGGCTTCGACCCGTAATATTCTGCTGTTGCTGGTGATCCTGCCGTCCTGGACCTCGTTCCTGATCCGCGTATACGCCTGGATGGGGATCCTGAAAAACAACGGCATTCTGAACAACTTCCTGCTGTGGCTGGGGGTGATCGACCAGCCGCTGGTGATCCTGCACACCAACCTGGCGGTGTATATCGGCATCGTTTACTCCTACCTGCCGTTTATGGTGCTGCCGATTTACACTGCGCTGACCCGGCTGGACTATTCGCTGGTGGAGGCGTCGCTGGATCTGGGCGCCCGGCCGCTGAAAACCTTCTTCAGCGTGATCGTGCCGCTGACGCGCGGCGGCATTATCGCCGGGTCGATGCTGGTGTTCATTCCGGCGGTGGGCGAGTTCGTGATCCCGGAACTGCTTGGCGGGCCGGATAGCATCATGATCGGCCGCGTGCTGTGGCAGGAATTCTTTAACAACCGCGACTGGCCGGTAGCCTCGGCGGTCGCCACCATCATGCTGCTGTTGCTGATCGTGCCGATCCTGTGGTTCCACAAGCACCAGAACAAGGAAATGGGGGGGCAGGGATGA
- the potF gene encoding spermidine/putrescine ABC transporter substrate-binding protein PotF, translating into MVTQRKKWLSGVVAGLLMAASVTASAEEKTLHVYNWSDYIAPDTLAKFQKETGIKVVYDVFDSNEVLEGKLMAGSTGYDLVVPSSNFLERQSKAGIFEPLDKSKMPNYKNLDPEMLQLVAHNDKDNKFGIPYLMVTTGIGYNVDKVKAVLGKDAPVNSWDLILKPENLEKLKSCGVSFLDAPSEVYATVLHYLGKDPNSTNAADYTGAANDLLLKLRPNIRYFHSSQYINDLANGDICVAIGWSGDVMQAANRAKEAKNGVNVAYAIPKEGALTYFDMFAMPADAKNKDAAYQFLNFLLKPDVMADISNHVYYANAVKDSTPLVNAEVRDNPNVYPPADLRAKLFTLNVQSPKLDRVITRAWTKVKSGK; encoded by the coding sequence ATGGTCACCCAACGTAAAAAGTGGTTATCGGGTGTTGTTGCCGGCCTGCTGATGGCCGCGTCCGTCACAGCGTCAGCCGAGGAAAAAACGCTGCACGTGTATAACTGGTCCGACTATATCGCGCCGGATACCTTAGCCAAATTCCAGAAAGAAACCGGCATTAAAGTGGTGTACGACGTCTTTGACTCCAATGAAGTGTTGGAAGGCAAACTGATGGCGGGCAGCACCGGTTATGATCTGGTGGTGCCTTCATCCAACTTCCTCGAGCGCCAGTCCAAAGCCGGCATCTTCGAGCCGCTCGACAAGAGCAAAATGCCCAACTACAAAAACCTTGATCCCGAGATGCTGCAACTGGTGGCGCATAACGACAAGGACAACAAGTTCGGCATCCCTTACCTGATGGTGACCACCGGCATCGGTTATAACGTCGACAAGGTGAAGGCGGTGCTGGGCAAAGACGCGCCGGTCAACAGTTGGGATCTGATCCTCAAGCCGGAAAACCTCGAGAAGCTGAAAAGCTGCGGCGTTTCCTTCCTGGATGCGCCTAGCGAAGTTTATGCCACCGTGCTGCACTACCTGGGCAAAGATCCCAACAGCACCAACGCGGCGGATTACACCGGCGCAGCCAACGATCTGCTGCTGAAGCTGCGGCCGAACATTCGCTACTTCCACTCCTCGCAGTACATCAACGATCTGGCGAACGGCGACATCTGCGTGGCGATCGGCTGGTCCGGCGACGTAATGCAGGCGGCCAACCGCGCCAAGGAGGCGAAGAACGGCGTAAACGTGGCCTATGCGATCCCGAAAGAAGGGGCGTTGACCTACTTTGACATGTTCGCCATGCCGGCGGATGCCAAAAACAAAGATGCCGCTTACCAGTTCCTGAACTTCCTGCTGAAGCCGGACGTGATGGCGGATATCAGCAACCACGTCTACTACGCCAACGCGGTGAAGGACTCAACCCCGCTGGTGAACGCGGAAGTGCGCGACAACCCGAACGTGTATCCGCCGGCGGACTTGCGCGCCAAGCTGTTTACGCTCAACGTGCAATCGCCGAAGCTGGACCGGGTAATTACCCGCGCCTGGACTAAAGTTAAAAGCGGGAAATGA
- the artM gene encoding arginine ABC transporter permease ArtM, translated as MLEYLPEIVKGLHTSLTLTLAALIVALALSLLLTVILTLKTPILTPLVKIYITLFTGTPLLVQIFLIYYGPGQFPSIRDYPWLWNLLSQPWLCAMIALALNSAAYTTQLFYGAVRAIPAGQWQSCEALGMSRKQTLRILLPFAFKRALSSYSNEVVLVFKSTSLAYTITLMEVMGYSQLMYGRTYDVMVFGAAGLVYLCVNGLLTLLMRLVERRALAFERRN; from the coding sequence ATGCTTGAGTATTTGCCGGAAATCGTCAAAGGGCTGCACACCAGCCTGACGCTGACCCTCGCCGCGCTGATCGTGGCGTTGGCGCTGTCGCTGCTGCTGACGGTGATCCTGACGCTGAAAACGCCGATCCTGACGCCGCTGGTGAAAATCTACATCACGCTGTTTACCGGCACGCCGCTGCTGGTGCAGATCTTCCTGATCTACTACGGCCCCGGCCAGTTCCCGTCGATCCGCGACTATCCGTGGCTGTGGAACCTGCTGTCGCAGCCATGGCTGTGCGCGATGATCGCACTGGCGCTGAACAGCGCGGCCTACACTACCCAGCTGTTCTACGGCGCGGTGCGGGCGATCCCCGCCGGGCAATGGCAGTCCTGCGAGGCGCTGGGCATGTCGCGCAAACAGACGCTGCGCATCCTGTTGCCGTTCGCCTTCAAACGCGCGCTGTCGTCTTACTCCAACGAAGTGGTGCTGGTATTTAAAAGCACCTCGCTGGCCTACACCATTACGCTGATGGAGGTCATGGGCTACAGCCAGCTGATGTACGGCCGCACCTACGACGTGATGGTGTTTGGCGCCGCGGGCCTGGTCTACCTGTGCGTGAACGGCCTGCTGACGCTGCTGATGCGGCTGGTCGAGCGCCGCGCGCTGGCGTTCGAACGCCGCAACTGA
- the potI gene encoding putrescine ABC transporter permease PotI: MNNLPVVRSPWRIAILVLGFTFLYAPMLMLVIYSFNSSKLVTVWAGWSTRWYTELFHDSAMIGAVGLSLTIAAASATAAVVLGAIAAVVMVRFGRFRGSTGFAFMLTAPLVMPDVITGLSLLLLFVAMGHAFGWPAERGMFTIWLAHVTFCTAYVAVVISSRLREVDRSIEEAAMDLGATPLKVFFVITLPMIAPALVSGWMLAFTLSLDDLVIASFVSGPGATTLPMLVFSSVRLGVNPEINALASLILLVVGIIGLIAWWFMARSEKQRSRELQRAARS; the protein is encoded by the coding sequence ATGAACAACTTGCCGGTAGTGCGCTCGCCGTGGCGCATCGCTATTTTGGTGCTTGGTTTCACCTTCCTGTACGCGCCGATGCTGATGCTGGTGATTTACTCGTTCAACAGCTCCAAGCTGGTGACGGTATGGGCCGGTTGGTCCACTCGCTGGTATACCGAGCTGTTCCACGATTCGGCGATGATCGGCGCCGTTGGCCTCAGCCTGACCATCGCCGCGGCTTCGGCCACCGCTGCGGTAGTGCTCGGCGCCATTGCCGCGGTGGTGATGGTGCGTTTCGGCCGTTTCCGCGGCTCGACCGGCTTCGCCTTTATGCTGACCGCGCCGCTGGTTATGCCGGACGTCATTACCGGCCTGTCGCTGCTGCTGCTGTTCGTGGCGATGGGCCATGCCTTCGGTTGGCCGGCGGAGCGCGGCATGTTCACCATCTGGTTGGCGCACGTTACCTTCTGTACCGCTTACGTGGCGGTGGTGATCAGTTCGCGCCTGCGCGAGGTGGACAGGTCCATCGAAGAAGCGGCGATGGACTTGGGAGCGACGCCGCTGAAGGTGTTCTTCGTCATCACTTTGCCGATGATTGCGCCAGCGCTGGTTTCCGGCTGGATGCTGGCGTTTACCCTGTCGCTGGACGATCTGGTGATCGCCAGCTTTGTCTCCGGCCCGGGGGCGACCACGCTACCTATGCTGGTATTCTCCAGCGTGCGTTTGGGGGTTAACCCGGAAATCAACGCGTTGGCCAGTTTGATCCTGCTGGTCGTGGGCATTATCGGCCTGATCGCCTGGTGGTTTATGGCGCGCTCGGAAAAACAGCGATCGCGCGAATTACAACGGGCCGCCCGTAGCTGA
- the artJ gene encoding arginine ABC transporter substrate-binding protein, giving the protein MKKLLLAATVLAGIAFNAGAADTLRFASSATYPPFESLDASNQIVGFDIDLANALCKQMKVECTFTNQAFDSLIAALKFKKYDAVISGMDITPERSKQVSFTQPYYANSAVVIAQKGKFSSLADLKGKKVGMENGTTHQKYMQDKHPEINTVSYDSYQNAILELKNGRIDGVFGDTAVVNEWLKNNPGLAPVGEHVTDAQYFGTGLGIAVRPDNQALLAKLNAALDAIKADGTYQAINDKWFPQ; this is encoded by the coding sequence ATGAAAAAATTACTGCTGGCCGCGACAGTGTTGGCTGGGATCGCCTTTAACGCCGGCGCCGCCGACACCCTTCGCTTCGCCTCTTCCGCCACCTATCCGCCGTTCGAATCGCTGGACGCCAGCAACCAGATCGTCGGTTTTGATATCGATCTGGCCAATGCGTTGTGCAAACAGATGAAGGTGGAATGCACCTTCACCAACCAGGCGTTCGACAGCCTGATCGCCGCGCTGAAATTCAAAAAATACGATGCGGTGATCTCGGGTATGGACATCACGCCGGAGCGCAGCAAGCAGGTTTCCTTCACCCAACCCTACTACGCCAACTCGGCGGTCGTTATCGCCCAGAAAGGCAAGTTCAGTTCGCTGGCAGATCTGAAGGGCAAGAAAGTCGGCATGGAAAACGGCACCACCCACCAGAAATACATGCAGGACAAGCACCCGGAAATCAACACCGTCTCCTACGACAGTTACCAGAACGCCATTCTGGAGCTGAAAAACGGCCGTATCGACGGCGTGTTCGGCGATACCGCGGTGGTGAATGAATGGCTGAAGAACAACCCCGGCCTGGCGCCGGTCGGCGAACACGTCACCGATGCGCAATACTTCGGCACCGGCCTGGGCATCGCGGTGCGCCCGGATAACCAGGCGTTGCTGGCCAAGCTGAACGCCGCGCTGGACGCCATCAAGGCCGACGGCACTTACCAAGCCATCAACGACAAATGGTTCCCGCAGTAA
- a CDS encoding YbjO family protein codes for MSEMLKSRQGMGSASDAPVPVMVAGTAMVAIKCISVLLLLGELGVDGAQEFVNTSAQAWDSTFIFLAGLVLLCLQISCGFAVMRGRNWGRWGYVACQCVVVAYLLLATIGSLLPEVFTVEGETSGQILRILILQKIPDAVILALLFVPAASRRFFAAGG; via the coding sequence ATGTCAGAGATGCTGAAAAGCAGGCAGGGGATGGGATCGGCTTCAGACGCGCCTGTGCCGGTGATGGTGGCCGGCACGGCGATGGTGGCCATCAAGTGCATCAGCGTGCTGTTGCTGCTGGGGGAACTGGGCGTCGACGGCGCCCAGGAGTTTGTTAACACCAGCGCGCAGGCCTGGGATTCCACCTTTATTTTTCTGGCCGGCCTGGTATTGCTGTGTCTGCAAATCAGCTGCGGTTTTGCGGTAATGCGCGGCCGCAACTGGGGGCGCTGGGGCTATGTGGCCTGCCAGTGCGTGGTGGTCGCCTACCTGCTGCTGGCTACCATCGGCAGCCTGTTGCCGGAAGTGTTCACCGTGGAAGGGGAAACCAGCGGGCAGATCCTGCGCATCTTGATTTTGCAAAAGATCCCCGATGCGGTGATTTTGGCGCTGTTATTCGTTCCTGCCGCCAGCCGCCGGTTTTTCGCCGCCGGCGGTTGA
- the artQ gene encoding arginine ABC transporter permease ArtQ, giving the protein MNEFQPLASAAGMTVGLAVCALILGLILAMLFAVWESSRWRVVSWLGTAWVTLLRGLPEILVVLFIYFGSSQLLLMLSDGFTLNLGLFQLPIQLAIDNFEVSPFLCGVIALALLYSAYASQTLRGALKAVPQGQWESGQALGMSKAAIFFRLIMPQMWRHALPGLGNQWLVLLKDTALVSLISVNDLMLQTKSIATRTQEPFTWYVIAAAIYLLVTLLSQYVIKRIELRTTRFERGPA; this is encoded by the coding sequence ATGAATGAATTTCAACCTCTCGCAAGCGCCGCCGGCATGACCGTCGGCCTTGCCGTTTGCGCCCTGATCCTCGGGCTGATCCTGGCGATGCTGTTCGCGGTGTGGGAGTCTTCCCGCTGGCGAGTAGTGAGCTGGCTCGGCACCGCCTGGGTGACCCTGCTGCGCGGCCTGCCGGAAATTCTGGTGGTGCTGTTCATCTATTTCGGTTCGTCGCAGCTGCTGCTGATGCTGTCAGACGGCTTTACCCTCAACCTCGGCCTGTTCCAGCTGCCTATCCAGCTGGCTATCGATAACTTCGAAGTCAGCCCGTTCCTGTGCGGCGTGATCGCCCTGGCCCTGCTCTACTCCGCCTACGCCTCGCAAACGCTGCGCGGCGCGCTGAAAGCGGTGCCGCAGGGGCAGTGGGAATCCGGCCAGGCGCTGGGGATGAGCAAGGCGGCGATCTTCTTCCGCCTGATCATGCCGCAGATGTGGCGCCATGCGCTGCCCGGCCTCGGCAACCAATGGCTGGTGCTGCTGAAGGACACCGCGCTGGTGTCGTTGATCAGCGTGAACGACCTGATGCTGCAGACCAAGAGCATCGCCACCCGCACCCAGGAGCCTTTTACCTGGTACGTGATTGCGGCGGCGATCTATCTGCTGGTCACCCTGCTCAGCCAGTACGTCATCAAACGGATCGAGCTGCGCACCACGCGCTTTGAGCGGGGGCCAGCCTGA
- the rlmC gene encoding 23S rRNA (uracil(747)-C(5))-methyltransferase RlmC → MHCALYTAGTCRSCQWLEKPYPRQLADKQHHLQSLLAGRAVAQWREPVAGEQSAFRNKAKMVVSGSVERPLLGMLHRDGTPADLSDCPLYPASFAPMFGVLKSFIARAGLTPYNVARKRGELKYLLLTESTLGGGVMLRFVLRSETKLAQLRAALPWLRQQLPQLRVISANIQPVHMAIMEGEREIALTDRQALEEQFNQVPLYIRPQSFFQTNPQVAAGLYATARDWVRALGIGSMWDLFCGVGGFGLHCAQPQTRLTGIEISAEAIACARQSAQQLGLQQVDFQALDSTRFATAEGHVPQLVLVNPPRRGIGQALCEYLNHMAPGYILYSSCNAESMAKDIDMLPGYRIERVQLFDMFPHTVHYEVLTLLVRN, encoded by the coding sequence ATGCATTGCGCTTTGTATACGGCGGGCACCTGCCGTTCCTGCCAGTGGCTGGAAAAGCCGTACCCACGGCAGCTGGCCGACAAACAGCATCACCTGCAATCGCTGCTGGCCGGGCGCGCCGTTGCGCAATGGCGGGAGCCGGTGGCAGGGGAGCAAAGCGCGTTCCGCAATAAAGCCAAGATGGTGGTCAGCGGCAGCGTTGAACGCCCGCTGCTCGGCATGCTGCACCGCGACGGCACGCCGGCCGATCTCAGCGACTGCCCGCTGTATCCCGCCAGCTTCGCCCCGATGTTCGGCGTACTGAAAAGCTTTATCGCCCGCGCCGGGTTAACGCCCTATAACGTGGCGCGCAAGCGCGGCGAGCTGAAGTATCTGCTGCTGACCGAAAGCACCCTTGGCGGCGGCGTGATGCTGCGCTTCGTGCTGCGGTCGGAAACCAAGCTGGCGCAGCTGCGCGCCGCGCTGCCCTGGCTGCGGCAACAGCTGCCGCAGCTCCGGGTGATCTCCGCCAATATTCAGCCGGTGCACATGGCCATCATGGAAGGGGAACGCGAGATCGCGCTAACCGATCGCCAGGCGCTGGAGGAGCAGTTTAATCAGGTGCCGTTGTATATCCGCCCGCAGAGCTTCTTCCAGACCAACCCGCAGGTAGCCGCCGGCCTGTACGCCACTGCCCGCGACTGGGTGCGGGCGTTGGGCATCGGCAGCATGTGGGATCTGTTCTGCGGCGTCGGCGGCTTTGGCCTGCACTGCGCGCAGCCGCAAACCCGCCTGACCGGCATAGAAATCAGCGCAGAGGCGATTGCCTGCGCGCGCCAGTCGGCGCAGCAGCTGGGCCTGCAGCAGGTCGATTTTCAGGCGCTGGACTCAACGCGTTTCGCCACCGCTGAAGGCCATGTACCGCAGCTGGTGCTGGTCAATCCGCCGCGGCGCGGCATCGGCCAGGCGCTGTGCGAGTATTTGAACCACATGGCGCCGGGCTACATCCTGTATTCCAGCTGCAACGCCGAGAGCATGGCGAAAGATATCGATATGCTGCCGGGCTACCGCATCGAGCGGGTGCAGCTGTTCGACATGTTTCCCCATACCGTGCACTATGAAGTGCTGACGCTGCTGGTGCGCAACTGA
- the ybjM gene encoding inner membrane protein YbjM yields the protein MASYRYWLGILSCFLLFSLLFLGQQSGLFGSTDHEHHGETGLLLFVIPGAIASYLSSRKRLLCPLLGALYALPLCLAIRHFWLTPSYSFWQELAYATSAVFWCVFGAMLMLCAHALQQLYRGERQ from the coding sequence ATGGCGAGTTATCGATATTGGTTGGGGATTTTAAGCTGTTTCCTGCTGTTCAGTTTGCTGTTCCTCGGCCAGCAGAGCGGCCTGTTCGGCAGCACCGACCACGAGCACCACGGCGAGACCGGCCTGCTGCTGTTCGTCATTCCCGGCGCCATCGCCAGCTATCTGTCGAGCCGCAAGCGCCTGCTGTGCCCGCTGTTAGGCGCACTGTATGCGCTGCCGCTATGTTTGGCGATCCGCCATTTCTGGCTGACGCCGTCCTATTCGTTCTGGCAGGAACTGGCCTACGCCACCAGCGCGGTATTTTGGTGCGTGTTCGGCGCCATGCTGATGCTGTGCGCCCATGCGTTGCAACAGCTGTACCGCGGCGAGCGGCAATAA
- a CDS encoding YbjC family protein codes for MRSFGDLPRPVLVLEGLGMVLLVLAYLGIHGHLQLPGWLASQQAAVGMIFLGVAMMVPAAAFLVWRVVQGFGPLMRGGLPPENDRHKPQDDDKSKNNQDRDPRA; via the coding sequence ATGCGTTCATTCGGTGACTTACCGCGCCCGGTGTTGGTGCTGGAAGGCCTGGGCATGGTGCTGCTGGTGCTGGCCTATCTCGGCATTCACGGCCATCTGCAGTTGCCGGGGTGGCTGGCATCGCAGCAGGCGGCGGTCGGCATGATCTTCCTCGGCGTGGCGATGATGGTGCCGGCGGCGGCGTTTTTGGTGTGGCGCGTGGTGCAGGGCTTTGGTCCGTTGATGCGCGGCGGCCTGCCGCCGGAAAACGACCGCCATAAGCCGCAGGACGACGACAAGTCGAAAAATAATCAGGACCGCGATCCGCGCGCCTGA